TTCATCTGCAAGCTGTCCCGGGTTTGATGTGGCGAAGGCTTCGTCGTAAAGTTTTCGGGCAATTTTTTCCGTCATTCTTTTTTGCACATCGGACAAAGCCAGGCCTTTGCTTTGCAGGGCGGCAATGTTATTTTTCAATGAAATTTTTCCATCGGCGGACAATGTTTCGAGCACGCTATTCAACAGCAGCGCATCGTTGATTTTCAAATTATTTTTCAACTCACTCAGTGGAATGCCTCTCCGCGCCGGATTGTCGCGATGAAATTGCTCCAAGTTGTCAAGCATCTTTTGTTTCAATTTTTGAAACTCTTCTCTGAGTATGAAAAATTGTTGACCTTTGTCAATAATTTTCGTGATTCTTTCTTTTTTCTCCGATTCGTGCAGAATTTCTTTCACCTGCTCTTCGCGCATAATGGCAGCGCGGGAAATTGCTTCTATTGTAGCCAACGCAGTTCCGTGTTTTTCCAGAATAATTTCCACAAACTCGGCAGGGTTGCTCTGGTCAAGTTTCCGAATTTGCGCCAACTCTGTGGCAGAAAAACGCTTGTGCCGTCGCGGATGAGCATCGATAATTGAGCCGCCGCCGATGGTTTCCACCGGCGAAAAGCGGCGAAGAACGAAGCGGTCGCCGTGATCGGCAATGATCTTTTTTTCCAGCTTCATCTGAATCAAGGATTCCTCGCCGGGCAGAATTTCTTCTTTTTCCAGCAGCCGAACCCGGGCGATTACTTCTTCAGTCCCCACGTGCAAATGGACGCGTTCGTTGTGACGAAAAGGTTTAGGGGCACTTTTCAGCAAATAGAATTTAGCGTCGAGAAATTGCGTCGGCACAAAAAAGCCAGGCTCCGCCACCACATTGCCGCGTCTGACCGCTTCTTTTTCGATGCCCACCAGATTCAACGCCGCCCGATCACCAACTTTCACGCTGGAAACATTTTGCTCATGAATCTGCAAATTTCTCACGCGTAATTTTGCTCCCTGCGGCAAGAGCTCTACTGTTTGATCCACTTGTAGATTCCCTGAAAAAACCGTTCCGGCGACAATCGTCCCGAATCCTTTGATGGTAAAAATTCTATCTACCGGCAAGCGAAAAATGCCTCTGCTCTGCCGATCCGGAGCGACAGCAATGGATTTCATAATTTGCTCGCGCAAATCTTCAATGCCCTCGCCGGTCACGCTGGAAATGGGAACGATAGGGGCATTTTCCAAAAAACTGTTTTTGACAAATTCTTTCACATCGTCGATGACCAAGTCCAGCCAATCTTTTTCCGCAAGGTCAATTTTGGTGATCACCACGATGCCGTTCTTGATTTGCAGCAATTTCAAAATGTCAAAATGTTCGCGCGTTTGAGGCATGATTCCGTCGTCGGCAGCGATCACCAGCAGCACCAGATCGATGGTGCTTACGCCGGCGACCATGTTGCGAATAAATTTTTCGTGCCCGGGCACATCAATAATTGTGATGTTTTCACCCAAAAAAGCAAATCCTAGATCAATGGTCATGCCGCGGGCTTTTTCCTCTTTCAGCCAATCCGTATCCCTTCCGGTGAGCTGTTTGACCATGGCGGTTTTGCCGTGATCGATATGCCCGGCTGTGCCGATTACGTAATGTCTTTTGAAACTTTCCATTATTCGTTTTCCGCTGAAATAATTTTTTGTACAGAAGCAACAATCATGCGAATTTCCGGCTCAAATAAAGTACGCACATCAAAAGCCACGCGGTCGTTGATGATTCTGGTGACTATCGCCGGTTCGCCGAGACGCAATTCCTTCGCCAATGTTTCGGCAGAGAAATTTTTCACGCTAACCAGTACCAGCCGTGTGGGCAGCGATTCCGTAGCCAGCGAACCGCCGCCAACCTCGGAGCGACCTTTTTGAATTTGAACGTCTCCCCTTTCCTGAATTACGTTTCGTAAGCCCTGACGCAAACGACTCGCCATTCGCTGCAACTGACTTTCCGTACGCAGCATGAATTTCAACGCCGGATGCTCTTGCAGCAACAGGTCTTTGTCAAAATAAAGCCGCAATGTCGCCTCCAACGCCGCAAAAGTCAATTTCCCGCAACGCAGCGCCCGTGCGAGTTGATTTTCTTTAATCGCCTCAATGAATCGCTTTTTGCCGACGATGATTCCCGCCTGGGGACCGCCGAGCAATTTGTCGCCGCTGAAAGTCACTACATCGGCGCCGGCGTTGACGCTTTCGCTGACAACCGGCTCTTTGGGCAGGCCGAATTCCGACAAATCGAACAACATGCCGCTGCCCAGATCGTGCATCACCGGGAGATGATTTTTTTCGCCCAGCACGACCAGTTCCTCCAGCGAAGTTTCTGACGTGAAACCGATGATTTTGTAGTTGCTGGTGTGAACTTTGAGCAGCAGACCTGTCTCTTCGTTTATTGCAGACTCGTAGTCGCCCACTTTGGTGTGATTTGTCGTACCGACCTCCCGCATCACTGCGCCGCTGCGTTTCATGACTTCGGGGATGCGAAAAGAGCCGCCGATAGTTACTAATTCTCCCCGGGAAACAATCACCTGCCGATTTTGAGCCAGCGTGTTGAGCGTGAGTAATGTCGCGGCAGCGTTATTGTTCACCACAGCGGCAGCTTCAGCACCGGTGAGTTCGGTCAGATATTCTTCGACAAGATTGTGCCTGTTGCCTCTTTTCCCGCTCGGAAGATCGATTTCCACGCTGGAAAATCCGCCACTAACAATCGCCAGCGCCTCTCTCGCCGCCTTGCTCAATGGCGCCCTGCCAAGTCCTGTGTTCAAAATTATTCCGCCGGCATTAATGACACGTTTTAAATTTGGCTGAACCGACATTTTGAGGCGAGAAAAAATTTCTTCTTTGAGAACATTTTTGTTCACCGTTTTCTCGTCAAAGAAAGAATTTTCCCCGGCTAAAATTTCCCCGCGAATCTGTTCCGAAATTTTCCGCACTTGCCACGCGATCAAATCCCGCGGAAATTTTTCAGCCAGTTTTCTCACTTCAGCCTGATTAAGCAGCCAATCTACCTGCGGTATCATGCGAAGAATTTCGTTTTTACTGGCATTCTTTTTGTCAGCCAAAATTTTCCCCTCTGCTAAATTTCAATTTTTCAATTCGCTTGATGTATAAATTTTAAAATTTTTTCTGTCAATAGCAATAAAAATTTTCACTTTTTGTAATAAAAGCCAATTTGATTGGAGACAAGATGCAGCCTACAATTTCAGCGGCAGCGAAATTCACTTTTTTGAAAAAAATAAAAGCAAATCAGACCCTTCTTTTGCATTTACGTAATTCTGATTGCAAAATCAGGAATGACTTTTAATTTTTCTACCAAAACCCGAGTTTTTCACAATGCTATTACGCGTTGTAATTTAAGAAGTTAACAAGCTACTTTTTTTAGCTAAAAAAATGGCACAGATTCTGCTAATATGGTTTCGATTCCAGATTAATAGGAATCGGTGTGAGTTTTCCTCTGCAAAAAGTAGCTCATACCCCGAAAAGCCGGCATCGCCCCCCAGGATGTCGGCTTTCTTTTTTGTGCCAATTGCTAAAAATTTGAAAAATATGTGAAAACATGTGAAATTTACTTGATTTTTTCAAATGTTAAGTTTATATTAAAACATCTAACCACCATAAAGCAGGAGAAGGCACAAAGATGATAAAAATCAACAAAGTTCTCTGTCCGATTGATTTTTCTACTTGCTCTCAGAATGCCGTAAAACATGCGCTGAAAATTGCACCATTAATCGCGAAAGAAGTGCATCTTTTCCACGCCATCATTCTCTACGAAGATGGTTCTTACAAGCCGGATGACCGCTTGCCGGACAATCTCATCAGCTACGATTTGATCGAAGACATTTCCAATCAAAAAATGAATAAAATTACTAAAAATGTGGACGAGAGTGGACTGAAAATTGTCACCGCTAATTCGCGCGGATTTTCCGCGGCGGATGAAATTTTGAATTACGCGGCCGAAAATGATATCGATTTGATCATTATGGGCACGCACGGCAGAACTGCCATTGCCCACTTTTTACTGGGCAGCGTCGCCGAACGCGTGGTGCAAATGGCAAATTGTCCGGTGATGACGATTCGGGAGGATGTTACTGAATTTTTCACGCACCGAAAGATTCTCGTGCCCGTTGATCTGTCGGAATATTCCCGCCTGGCGCTCATTCACGCGCTGCAAATCGCCGAAGCGTTCAATCTCAGCGTGACGCTTTTTCATTCGTTCGAGCAGCAAATTCATCCCGCGTTTTACGTCAGCGGCAAAATTTCCATTTTTGAAATAGACTCGCAACTGAAAGAACGAGCGCTGGCAGGCATGAAAAATTTCCGCAATGAATTTGATTTTCCGGGCGTGAAAACGGAGTACGCGCTTGCCGAAGGCGCGGCTTATCACGAAATTTTAGAATTTGTGGAAAAAAAGCCGCATGATTTAATCGTCATGGGCTCGCACGGGCTCAGAGGACTGGAACATTTCCTGTTGGGCAGCACCACTGAAAAAGTCGTTCGCAGCGCAAATGTGCCCGTGCTCACAGTCAAAAAGATAAAAAGTGATTAAATATTGTAAGTGATAAGTGGCAAGTTACTGACGTAGTAAACAAAAATAGTTGCGGGCATTATTTCGATTTTTAGAGAAATTTTGAAGCATCGTTCTTTTTAACTTTTCATTTTTAATTTTTAACTTTTTCTTTAGGGTCTTTCGCACTGGTTGCACCTTTGATTTTTGCACTACACCAAATTTGCTGAAATTTACACCAAATTTTTTGCACCTTTGATAATCCCAGTGCGTTTGTGTTTGGAACACCAATCTGCTGTTTAAAAAATTTGAGCCTTTTGTCGAAATGGGCATGCATGTCACAAAATAGACAGGCGGGGTGTCATTTTTTGTACAATTTTTTCTTGAAAATGACGGGTAATTTGCCCCTTTTTGCACGCCCACTGAACGAAAGGGTTCATCACCCTGTCATTTTTTAGACAAAATGCTAAAAATGGAATTTTAAAATTGAATTTCAAACCATTGCTATCTTTTTGTTATTATTTTACTTATAATTTTTGCTATTTTTCCGGCACAGAGTTTGAATAGAAAAGGACATCAAGGCCATGAACAGCAAAAATCAGCAGGACAAGACTTCAATGAATTCAATTTTTTCAAATAAATTTTTTATCGTCTTTTTTGCACTCATCATTTTACCGAGTTTTTTGTTGGGAAATGTCATCAAGAAAACCTACCATTTTTCCGCACCGGAAGTTAAAACGCAGGCTGACGGCTCCGCTCTCGTCGATTTCGGCACCAGTTATCAGATGGGACTCAGCGGCGGCCCGACACTACCTGTTCACAAAATAGCGCTCCTGCTTCCCCCGGGACATATCGCTACCGGCATTGAAGTGAATTTTAAAAGCCCAATGAGTTTGGGCGGCGACATTTTTTTAGCACCGCACCAGTCGCCGAGACCAATGGGAATTCCTTCGGCCAAACACAAAGAGTTCAATCAACAACTGTACCAGCAGACCACTGCCATCGATGGCCCGGACCCGGC
The genomic region above belongs to Calditrichota bacterium and contains:
- the selB gene encoding selenocysteine-specific translation elongation factor → MESFKRHYVIGTAGHIDHGKTAMVKQLTGRDTDWLKEEKARGMTIDLGFAFLGENITIIDVPGHEKFIRNMVAGVSTIDLVLLVIAADDGIMPQTREHFDILKLLQIKNGIVVITKIDLAEKDWLDLVIDDVKEFVKNSFLENAPIVPISSVTGEGIEDLREQIMKSIAVAPDRQSRGIFRLPVDRIFTIKGFGTIVAGTVFSGNLQVDQTVELLPQGAKLRVRNLQIHEQNVSSVKVGDRAALNLVGIEKEAVRRGNVVAEPGFFVPTQFLDAKFYLLKSAPKPFRHNERVHLHVGTEEVIARVRLLEKEEILPGEESLIQMKLEKKIIADHGDRFVLRRFSPVETIGGGSIIDAHPRRHKRFSATELAQIRKLDQSNPAEFVEIILEKHGTALATIEAISRAAIMREEQVKEILHESEKKERITKIIDKGQQFFILREEFQKLKQKMLDNLEQFHRDNPARRGIPLSELKNNLKINDALLLNSVLETLSADGKISLKNNIAALQSKGLALSDVQKRMTEKIARKLYDEAFATSNPGQLADE
- a CDS encoding L-seryl-tRNA(Sec) selenium transferase, coding for MIPQVDWLLNQAEVRKLAEKFPRDLIAWQVRKISEQIRGEILAGENSFFDEKTVNKNVLKEEIFSRLKMSVQPNLKRVINAGGIILNTGLGRAPLSKAAREALAIVSGGFSSVEIDLPSGKRGNRHNLVEEYLTELTGAEAAAVVNNNAAATLLTLNTLAQNRQVIVSRGELVTIGGSFRIPEVMKRSGAVMREVGTTNHTKVGDYESAINEETGLLLKVHTSNYKIIGFTSETSLEELVVLGEKNHLPVMHDLGSGMLFDLSEFGLPKEPVVSESVNAGADVVTFSGDKLLGGPQAGIIVGKKRFIEAIKENQLARALRCGKLTFAALEATLRLYFDKDLLLQEHPALKFMLRTESQLQRMASRLRQGLRNVIQERGDVQIQKGRSEVGGGSLATESLPTRLVLVSVKNFSAETLAKELRLGEPAIVTRIINDRVAFDVRTLFEPEIRMIVASVQKIISAENE
- a CDS encoding universal stress protein, translated to MIKINKVLCPIDFSTCSQNAVKHALKIAPLIAKEVHLFHAIILYEDGSYKPDDRLPDNLISYDLIEDISNQKMNKITKNVDESGLKIVTANSRGFSAADEILNYAAENDIDLIIMGTHGRTAIAHFLLGSVAERVVQMANCPVMTIREDVTEFFTHRKILVPVDLSEYSRLALIHALQIAEAFNLSVTLFHSFEQQIHPAFYVSGKISIFEIDSQLKERALAGMKNFRNEFDFPGVKTEYALAEGAAYHEILEFVEKKPHDLIVMGSHGLRGLEHFLLGSTTEKVVRSANVPVLTVKKIKSD